In Caproiciproducens sp. NJN-50, the following are encoded in one genomic region:
- a CDS encoding phenylpyruvate tautomerase MIF-related protein — protein sequence MPGVFIQTNVDYSESTKEAVLRKFNKVMVEVAHKNEEAVMVTLQKVDGAMGNSNEPFGFIDVRSMNGIDHKTNNDVCAAMTKIMQEEFGIDPLRLYITFIHIPETCWGLMGGIAIWDSKSRVWVVNGEPCK from the coding sequence ATGCCAGGTGTATTCATTCAGACAAATGTCGACTATTCCGAAAGCACAAAGGAGGCCGTACTTCGCAAATTCAACAAGGTAATGGTTGAGGTTGCGCACAAAAACGAAGAAGCGGTGATGGTCACCCTTCAAAAAGTAGACGGCGCGATGGGAAATTCCAATGAGCCGTTCGGATTTATCGACGTTCGCAGCATGAACGGCATCGACCACAAAACCAACAACGATGTATGCGCCGCCATGACCAAGATTATGCAGGAGGAGTTCGGAATCGATCCCCTGCGGCTTTACATCACTTTCATCCACATTCCGGAGACCTGCTGGGGCCTGATGGGGGGCATCGCTATCTGGGATTCCAAGTCCCGCGTCTGGGTCGTAAACGGCGAACCCTGCAAGTAA
- a CDS encoding sodium:solute symporter family protein, which yields MRYLWFIFAYLAVVVIYGLYITKKKVKESKDFANAGKSLPLVIVLGTLIATWFGGGSITGCANIVYSRGIIPGLIYQYATPIGLIVVFFLAGRIRATEETSVAGLFTKRYNKVAGILAAVFIVLSYIGTASYQFKGAGYILNITTGIPVPVGTAIAAVVIVILCVSGGLTSVAYTDSISAFFIFLSFMLAIPCLLMKSGGFAGLTAQIPDSYFTLAGAQNNAASSWGVLIATSVLAMGDQNLFIRFAASKDRKTAKKSAGLMIIGCLILGTCVVLIESYAIPYLKDIKPDTALMMVAMNLLPFGVGGLLLSACVAFLMTTGDSYLLSSATTLDADVLVPYFIKKPKTDRQNMIRLRLVVVLIGLVAYLLIAKFTDILSIIMYAYTVYAAAISPSLVAALLWKRATPAGAVTSIALGGTCALVWELFLKNTIGNGLDSSLIAIPVSVAALIVVSLLTKPKQEAVLETN from the coding sequence TTGCGCTATTTATGGTTCATCTTTGCTTACCTTGCGGTGGTTGTTATTTATGGACTTTACATCACGAAGAAAAAGGTGAAAGAAAGCAAGGACTTCGCAAACGCCGGCAAAAGCCTGCCCCTTGTCATCGTTCTCGGCACCCTGATCGCCACCTGGTTTGGCGGAGGAAGTATTACCGGGTGCGCTAATATCGTGTATTCCCGCGGCATCATCCCAGGACTGATCTATCAGTACGCGACTCCCATCGGTCTCATCGTCGTGTTCTTTCTGGCGGGCAGAATCAGGGCCACGGAGGAAACGTCCGTCGCCGGGCTGTTCACCAAGCGGTACAATAAAGTGGCGGGCATTCTGGCGGCTGTCTTTATTGTTCTCTCCTACATCGGCACCGCTTCCTATCAATTCAAAGGCGCCGGTTATATTCTGAATATCACGACCGGCATTCCCGTCCCCGTCGGCACGGCGATCGCGGCTGTCGTCATCGTGATCCTCTGCGTGTCCGGAGGCCTTACCTCCGTCGCCTACACCGATTCGATCAGCGCCTTTTTCATTTTCTTGTCCTTCATGCTGGCGATCCCCTGCCTGCTGATGAAAAGCGGCGGCTTTGCCGGTCTCACCGCCCAGATCCCCGACAGCTATTTCACCCTGGCCGGCGCTCAGAACAATGCTGCAAGCTCGTGGGGCGTTCTCATCGCCACCAGTGTCCTGGCAATGGGCGACCAGAATCTGTTCATCCGTTTTGCGGCTTCCAAGGACAGAAAAACCGCAAAGAAATCCGCCGGCCTGATGATCATCGGCTGCCTGATTCTCGGTACTTGTGTCGTTTTGATCGAATCCTACGCGATTCCTTACCTGAAGGACATCAAGCCGGACACGGCTCTGATGATGGTCGCGATGAATCTGCTGCCCTTCGGCGTCGGCGGCCTGCTGCTTTCAGCCTGCGTGGCGTTCCTGATGACGACCGGAGATTCTTATCTGCTTTCCTCCGCGACGACCTTGGACGCCGACGTGCTTGTCCCTTACTTTATTAAGAAGCCGAAGACGGACAGGCAGAATATGATCCGCCTGAGGCTGGTCGTGGTCCTGATCGGTCTTGTGGCCTATCTGCTGATCGCAAAGTTTACGGACATTCTCAGCATTATTATGTACGCTTATACCGTTTACGCCGCCGCCATCTCCCCGTCCCTGGTCGCCGCACTGCTCTGGAAGCGCGCGACGCCCGCCGGCGCCGTCACTTCCATTGCGCTGGGCGGCACCTGCGCCCTCGTCTGGGAGCTATTCCTGAAAAACACGATTGGGAACGGGCTGGATTCTTCCCTGATCGCCATTCCCGTTTCGGTCGCCGCTTTGATTGTGGTGAGCCTGCTCACCAAGCCGAAACAGGAAGCGGTACTTGAAACCAATTAA
- a CDS encoding LysR family transcriptional regulator, which translates to MEFRFLHSFLRIAELESFTKAADELGYAQSTVTMQIQQLEREVGFPLFERIGKRVILTPYGQQMKAYAKEILKIEAQIQNLGNDDTRLLRGTLRIGIVESIINSLLLNIIKEYCARFPKVSVKIIPAVTAQLVDLLRHNEVDIIMTMGENTGAGDCVCAASHQENAVFFSSPGHPLANGRSVALEAVFDYPMILTGENTFLQQELNRIAARCHKNIIYSIQTGSSQIIANLVQQGLGISFLPEYLLQSPFLQSNLSILPVKDFSLPFYVHVFYHKNKWVTPQMRGLVALIQEYWNKHDNANSEPFKS; encoded by the coding sequence ATGGAATTTCGGTTTCTGCACAGTTTTCTGCGCATCGCAGAACTGGAAAGTTTTACAAAGGCGGCGGACGAGCTGGGGTATGCGCAGTCTACGGTAACGATGCAGATACAGCAGTTGGAGAGGGAAGTGGGGTTCCCTTTGTTTGAGCGGATCGGAAAGCGCGTCATACTAACGCCTTATGGGCAGCAAATGAAAGCGTATGCCAAGGAAATTCTGAAGATTGAAGCTCAAATTCAAAATTTGGGAAACGATGACACCCGTTTGCTCAGGGGGACGCTCCGGATCGGCATTGTGGAATCCATCATCAATTCGCTCCTTTTAAACATTATCAAAGAGTACTGTGCCCGTTTTCCCAAAGTATCCGTCAAGATCATTCCCGCCGTTACGGCGCAGTTGGTGGATCTGCTCCGCCACAATGAAGTGGACATCATCATGACAATGGGGGAAAACACCGGCGCCGGCGACTGTGTCTGCGCTGCGAGTCATCAGGAAAACGCGGTGTTTTTCTCCTCGCCCGGCCATCCCCTTGCCAACGGTCGCTCCGTTGCGCTGGAAGCGGTTTTTGATTACCCCATGATCCTCACCGGAGAAAATACGTTTTTACAGCAGGAGCTGAACCGGATTGCCGCTCGCTGCCATAAAAACATCATTTACAGCATACAAACGGGAAGTTCGCAGATTATTGCAAATCTGGTGCAGCAGGGGTTGGGGATTTCCTTTCTTCCGGAGTATCTGCTCCAATCGCCGTTTCTGCAAAGTAACCTTTCCATTCTGCCTGTAAAAGATTTTTCGCTGCCCTTTTACGTCCATGTCTTCTATCATAAAAACAAGTGGGTCACTCCGCAAATGCGCGGACTGGTCGCGCTGATTCAAGAATACTGGAATAAACACGATAATGCAAACTCAGAGCCGTTCAAATCCTGA
- a CDS encoding 4Fe-4S dicluster domain-containing protein, which produces MKIITVNKAWCKKCGICIAFCPKQVLEKDGDGYPEPTRSEECIGCRLCEMRCPDFAMAVKMEG; this is translated from the coding sequence TTGAAAATCATCACGGTAAACAAGGCATGGTGTAAAAAGTGCGGAATCTGTATCGCGTTCTGCCCCAAACAGGTTCTGGAAAAAGACGGGGATGGATATCCGGAGCCAACCCGTTCGGAAGAATGCATCGGCTGCAGGCTTTGTGAAATGCGCTGCCCGGATTTTGCGATGGCAGTAAAGATGGAGGGTTGA
- a CDS encoding 2-oxoacid:acceptor oxidoreductase subunit alpha, which yields MGKLRFMQGNEAMTEGAIAAGARFYAGYPITPSTEVAETSAARLPRAGGLYIQMEDELGSMAALIGAVCAGKKAYTATSGPGLSLMSENLGVAVMGEIPCVVIDVQRSGPSTGMATKPAQGDVMQARWGTHGDHSVIALAPSSVQDCFDLMITAFNYAETYRTPVIFLADEIIGHLKERVMLRDPDEIRVVERTGPACAPEKYLPYDHSNGLAPLASYGGKYVFKVNGSMHDEAGRPCTSPRNADRVIRHLSEKIESHAEELTITREFRMDDAEYVVVAYGGTVRAALSAMEKARARGIRAGVLQLVTVWPAAEKEIGSAMLRAKAVIVPELNLGQYIDVIRLRNSRGIPVVGVNRVDGRPIEPADITAKIEEVSESCCRTIC from the coding sequence ATGGGAAAGCTCAGATTCATGCAGGGAAACGAGGCCATGACAGAGGGAGCCATCGCCGCCGGAGCAAGGTTTTACGCGGGATATCCCATCACGCCTTCGACCGAGGTCGCAGAAACATCCGCTGCGCGCCTGCCCCGGGCCGGAGGCCTGTACATTCAGATGGAGGACGAGCTCGGCAGCATGGCGGCGCTGATCGGCGCCGTTTGCGCGGGGAAAAAGGCTTATACGGCCACCAGCGGTCCGGGCCTGTCCCTGATGTCCGAAAATCTCGGCGTCGCCGTGATGGGAGAAATCCCCTGCGTCGTCATCGATGTTCAGCGGTCCGGACCCAGCACGGGCATGGCGACGAAGCCCGCTCAGGGAGACGTCATGCAGGCGAGGTGGGGAACGCACGGTGACCATTCCGTGATTGCGCTTGCGCCTTCCTCCGTACAGGACTGCTTCGACCTTATGATTACGGCGTTCAATTATGCGGAGACCTACAGAACGCCGGTCATTTTCCTGGCGGACGAAATCATCGGGCACTTGAAGGAGCGGGTAATGCTCCGGGATCCGGACGAAATCCGGGTTGTTGAACGCACCGGCCCCGCCTGCGCTCCGGAGAAGTACCTCCCGTACGACCATTCTAACGGGCTGGCTCCTCTGGCATCCTACGGCGGCAAATATGTCTTTAAGGTGAACGGCAGCATGCACGACGAAGCGGGGCGCCCATGCACCAGCCCCCGGAACGCGGACCGCGTCATCCGCCACCTGAGCGAGAAGATCGAGAGCCATGCGGAGGAGCTGACCATCACGAGGGAGTTTCGTATGGATGACGCCGAGTATGTGGTCGTCGCCTACGGAGGCACGGTCCGCGCCGCGCTTTCCGCAATGGAGAAAGCCCGCGCGCGGGGAATCCGTGCGGGTGTCCTGCAATTGGTCACGGTATGGCCGGCTGCGGAAAAGGAAATCGGGAGCGCCATGCTCCGGGCAAAGGCGGTCATTGTGCCGGAGCTGAATCTGGGGCAGTACATCGACGTGATACGCCTGCGGAACAGCCGCGGTATCCCCGTGGTCGGCGTGAATCGCGTGGATGGCCGCCCGATCGAGCCGGCGGACATTACAGCAAAAATAGAGGAGGTCTCAGAATCATGCTGCAGGACTATTTGCTGA
- a CDS encoding thiamine pyrophosphate-dependent enzyme, translating into MLQDYLLKEKMPHFWCSGCGNGIVLQSLLRNVDKQKWSRENTVVVTGIGCWGKADDYVRTNTFHGTHGRALAFATGIKLANPGLNVIALMGDGDGITIGGNHLIHAARRNADVTAIMVNNLNYGMTGGQYSGTTPKHAITKTSPYGHVEKGFDVCGVVRAAGAPFVARGTVFDVVQLNRLVELALLHRGFSFVEVISPCPTHFGRSNRMPSAPAMMQWIKDRTVPAAKAQAMSREDLCGKFVTGVFEDREQEDYSTAYQRVIDGLKGEK; encoded by the coding sequence ATGCTGCAGGACTATTTGCTGAAAGAAAAAATGCCCCATTTCTGGTGTTCCGGCTGCGGAAACGGGATTGTTCTCCAGTCCCTTCTGCGAAACGTTGACAAGCAGAAGTGGAGCAGGGAAAACACGGTCGTTGTCACCGGAATCGGCTGCTGGGGCAAAGCGGACGATTATGTAAGGACCAACACGTTTCACGGCACTCACGGCCGTGCGCTGGCCTTTGCCACCGGGATCAAGCTGGCGAACCCCGGCCTGAATGTGATCGCCCTGATGGGGGACGGAGACGGCATCACCATCGGCGGCAACCATTTGATCCATGCAGCGCGGCGGAATGCCGACGTGACCGCCATCATGGTAAACAACCTCAATTATGGAATGACCGGAGGCCAGTATTCCGGTACGACACCCAAACACGCGATTACGAAAACTTCCCCGTACGGGCACGTGGAAAAAGGCTTTGACGTGTGCGGGGTCGTCAGGGCGGCGGGGGCCCCCTTTGTGGCCCGCGGCACGGTTTTCGATGTGGTTCAGCTCAATCGGCTGGTAGAGCTGGCGCTGCTTCACCGGGGATTCTCGTTTGTCGAGGTGATCTCTCCCTGCCCGACGCATTTCGGCCGGTCCAACAGAATGCCTTCCGCTCCGGCCATGATGCAGTGGATCAAGGACCGCACGGTGCCAGCCGCCAAAGCACAGGCCATGTCCCGGGAGGATCTCTGCGGAAAATTCGTCACGGGCGTCTTTGAGGACCGCGAACAGGAAGATTACAGCACCGCCTATCAGCGCGTGATCGACGGTCTGAAGGGGGAAAAATAA